The window GTATTTTCcactgtgtaatttttttttttaatttatttatcttatgtgtgtgagtacactatcctgtcgctgtcttcagacacaccagacgagggcatcagatcccattacaggtggttgtgagccaccatgtggttgctgggaattgaactcaggacctttggaagagcagccagtgctcttaactactgagccatctctccagcctgtaaatttttttaaaggtttgtttgtttattttatgtataggtgtacactgtagctgcctgcatacacaccagaagagggcatcagatctcattacaggtggttgtgagtcagtgctcttaactgctgggccatctctctagccccacttcATTGCTTTAATGAATAGTTCTCTAGAATAAATGGATTCCTGAGccagggccatctctccagctccgcaCAGTGTAACTTTTGAAGTGATTTTATTGATCTATTTTCTTGTCTACACTAAGctcttgtatttgtgtgtgggagCAGGTTAGAGACACATGTGAACAGGTACTGtcagaggccagtagagggcgtCGGGTCCTCTGGGTAGTTACAGGCTGCTGTGAGCTTCCTGGCAGATCCTCTGGAGGAGCCGGAAGCACACTTGATCACTAAGCTACTTCAGGCCCACTCTGCACTTATCAGTAATCTTCCGATCCCTCCCCAGATCTGAGATTACAGCTATGCTGGGGCCATTCTAATCTCTGCGTCATTCCAATTTTACCTATGTGTTGTGCAAccaggttttctctctctctctctttctctctctctctctctctctctctctctctctgtgtgtgtgtgtgtgtgtgtctgcctgtctgtctctctctgtctctctctccctgtctctctctcttgttttttttgagacagggtttctctgtgtagccctggctgtcctggaactcactctgtagaccaggctggtcttgaactcagaaatctgcctgcctctgcctcccaagtgctgagattaaaggcgtgtgccaccactgcccagcctctctctttctcttttaaaaggtAACAGAAGCCAGACATACTTTGCACAGAAAGTTGCAAGTCAGCCAAAACAACATAGCAAGACTTCTTcacaaaacaaactaaccaaaAAGGTAATAGAAAGTGTGGGAAATAAGAGAACTGGATGACTAGGAAAGGCAAACAGTCGAAGGCTCAAAATACATTTTCCCTTACAAAATATCGATTCTTTGCCTTCTAGGCCCTTCCACTTTGCTGTGAAATCAacagattttcatttctttataggCAATCTACAGGTTGTCCTTAGAGTTCTTCTAGGGACCTTTGtgcagttctggggatcaaacccagagctgaaGTCATATGAGGCAAGGCATCTGTCACAGAGCTATATTCCCCaacctaacttttttttttaacttttctttggGAGGGAGATGAACAACATCTGGGCATTCCTTGGATACAGCACATTTATGAGAAAAGGCTGTTGGCATTGTTCACTCTAGCATGTAAAAACAACGATCCTACAAAATCTAAAATGCTGACAAGATGTCTaaatctactaaaaaaaaaaacccagctgcttcaaaaggttttaaaattatttatttattatgtgtattacTCTGGATTCTCTAGAGGAAGAGAacttattcatatttattaatggatatgttaaattatatatatatatatatatatatatatatatatatatatatatgatttaaagATGCTTGCAGGCAGCAGTCCAGCTAACCCAATAATGGAAAGCCCAAGAATccagttgttcagtccatgaggctggatgactccgctggtcttcagtagacacTGGAATCCCAAAacaggctctaatgccagtgtcttagggttttactgctatgaagagacgccatgaccaaagcaactctttttctttttaaacatttttttttttttaagatttattttttagctgggaggtggtggcgcatgcctgtaatcccagcactctgggaggcagaggcaggcagatttctgagttcgaggccagcctggtctacagagtgagttccaggacagccagggctatacagagaaaccctgtctcgaaaaaaccaaatccaaaaaaaaaaaaaaaaaaaaaacccaaaagaagatttattttttattttatgtatatgagtacactgtcgctgtcttcagacacaccagaagagggcatcggatcccattacagatggttgtgagccaccgtgtggttgctggtagttgaactctggacctctccaagagcagtcagtgctcttaactcctttCTCCAGCCCAGCAACTTTTATAAAgccaaacatttcattggggttggcttacagtttcagagattcagttccTTAACTTCATGACAGGAAGCTGGGCAGCGTgcctgctggagaaggagccaagaatcttgatccaaaggcagcaggagagaCTGTCTCTTCTGCACGGAGTGGAGCTTGAACCCTAGGAGTCCTCAACGCCTTCCTACCCaataacacacttcctctaacacgGAAGGCCACGCCTcgtccaacaagaccacacctcctaataagtGCGGCTTCCCATGGGCTAAGCCTATTCAAACCAGTAGATGGCGTGGTTCTGATCAAAGGTGGATCTCCCACCTCAAAGATCCAGCTTATGAGTATTCCTACTTTAAATCCCTCAGGGCTTTAGCCAGCCGTTGGGGTTTTAGTTCAtgccagatgtagtcaagtttaCAACCAGGATTAGCCATAGCAATATGTGTGTGGGAACCTGTGCCACGGAGTGTGAAGGTCAAGGGACAACTTGCAGTTATGGGTTCTTTTTTTACCATGTGGGCCCCTGAGATGGAACTACGTGACTAGGCTTGTGAGCAGgttacttgctgagccattttgctggtcCCAGAAGGTCTTTTCATTTCAGCTCTTAAAAGTTTCAACTTCAGTGACTTACAAAATTTCTGGCCcatttttaaagtcttattttTGAGTGTTGGTTGTTTAGAAATTGAACCTACAGTCTGTTTTGTTTcgtatttgctttggttttgatttcggcagagtttctctgtgtagctctctggctgtcctggaactctgtagaccaggctggcctttaactcagaaatctacccCCCTCTGCTTccttgaatgctaggattaaaggggcACACCATTACTGCCCAGAGAATCTACAGTCTTTGACACGCTAAGCAACTGGGGTTGGAATCTAGGGTATTGTGCAGCGAGGCTGGCTCTCTGTCAGTACATATTCAGCCTTACAGAGAAATTTGAATAGACTATTCGTCatctcattatttatttatttatttatttgtttgtttgtttgtttgtttgttttggtgctgTATCttttttatactatttttttcaatttatgtgAGTGTACGTGTACAGTACACGTGTGAAGGTAGAAAGAGCCAACCCATGGGAGTTGGTTCTCACCTTTCACCGCGTGAGTCCTAAGGATAAAAGGCAAATCCCTCATGCTTGGAGGCAAGCGCCTCGCCTCTACCCTGAGCACTCTCACCGGACTTGTCCTACTTAAAGGTGGCATTAAAGCGAAGTGCAGAGACCAACACACCCAGATGGAGCAGAAGAAACTTGCCACTAGGGGCGCAGCATGTCCGGGGTTTCTCTAATCGAACGCAGCGCCAGGGGGCGGGAACAACCGTTACCCCGCCCCCTCCATCTGCGGCGCCCTGTGATTGGAAGGAGAACCGATTACTATAGCAGCGCCgttggagtgggtgggagaagagggcCGGCCAAAGGTGACGCCGTGGCTGTGGAGGTGCGGTGCTCCACGGCGCTCTGGGCTGTGGATGGCGGCGGGATGGAGCGCGAGGGGAGCGGCGGTGGCAGCGCCTCAGCCGGGCTCCTGCAGCAGATCCTCAGCCTGAAGCTCGTGCCGCGGGTGGGCAACGGGACCCTGTGCCCCAACTCCACTTCGCTCTGCTCCTTCCCAGGTACGCCCCGCCCCGCGCCTGCGCACTGCGCACCTGTCGCCTGCCCTCCCAGGGCGAGGCCGAGGCAGTCCTGGAATCGCACTGGGGCGACGGCTGTCCTGTCCTAGCGACTGCTTGTATCCTTCCTCTGAGAGCCTGTGTGCTGACCTTGTCCTCTGACTCTGTCCTACACCCATCTCCCCACCAGCTTGTCCATGGAGGAATCACTTGCTCAAACCTGTTGCGGGATTCCCCACCCGCACCTTGAAGAACTTAAGACACAACTTCTAAAATGCTCTTAGCTCCTACAGGAGTTTCTCCGCCGCCTTTCTGCTCGGAGGGCTTTTCAAGTTACAGTTACACTGTAGAATTGCTACAGTTCAGAAAGTTGTGGGGAGGAGAATTGCCTCCGCTGGGATTATTAACAAAGGCCTTCAGGGGAGGGTGTGATTACTTGCTTTGGATTTTTGAAGGCAAGATGACAGGCGGAGGGTTGGGGGTGAATTAGGACACTGCAGCAAAGAGAAACTAGCCCAGGGACGATGTAGAAGACGACGGGTGGGACTGCTGACTGCAACCTTCAGCCAGACACCTGCTAGTATCATGTACTTACTGGGCAGCGACTGCCAGGCGCCTCTCGGTAGACACCTGGGACCTGCCTGTGTAGTAGCTGACAAGGtgattatcttttttgttttgtggcagCTGAAGATGTTAGCTTGTGATCCTGCCCACCAGGGGAGTCTGGAAGTTCAGATACTTTCCTGAAGTATTAGTGTCCCACCTGacagtgattaaaaataaatacatatataaataaatctgaaagtgatcacaagtaaacacacacacatcattctgGAGACTCTCCCCCAAAAGATGAAGGGTTCATACTTTTCTAGAATTCAATtagtctatttttatttatttatttatttatttatttatttatttatttaggttttttggatttggttttttcgagacagggtttctctgtatagtctgtcctggaactcactctgtagaccaggctggcctcgaactcagaaatccgcctgcctctgcctcccagagtgctgggattacgggcgtatGCCACCGCCACAACCACCCGGCTGTTAActcattttcttatttctctccTAACTATTTGGGAACTTTCAAACCTGAGAACGTGAAACACAGACTAGCAAGTATCCATGTGTTTAGGTGGGTGGTAAAAGACACACACCTGCTTAAAAGCTGAGGCTCATTAGGCAGTTATGAGGCGGTCATAGGTAGAGTTAGGCAAGCCTAGATGGCAGGCTACTTTAATTATGGGGCCTAATGAAAAGTCAGATGTTGCTGGgtgtggaggctcacaaccagaaccccagcactcgggagtcagAAACAATCAGATGTCTGAgttggaagtcagcctggtccacatagcaagttctgggtcagccagagctacataataatAGAACCACACACTGAATTTGGTTGTCTGGCACTTTGGTCTCATTTACCCAAGAACAGCTCTTCTGTTTACttcagctttgttttgttttgttttgttttgttttgttttgttttgttttgttttgatactgacctggaactctctgggaactgaactcaggtcctctggaaaagcagctggaATTCTTTATTTGGAATTCTGGTTATAATGGTTACTTGATGTTTTCCCTGTTTGAGACACTAAGACCCTCTTACTAGGAATCTTATTCAGGGTCCTGAGCCTGGTTCCCTTTTTAGTTTGGTCACATGGAAAAGGTTACCTTGTACTTTATGCAAACTCATGGCAGATCATTGCCCTAAAATATTCTGTGGTTTCTCTGCACTAAAAAgctttgaattgattttttttttttaaatccgcTTTTGCAATTTGGACATCTAGGATTCTGCCAGATTCTCATTCTAACTTGCTCAGATCTCTTTCGCTgtctctttgtgtttgtttgtttgcgacaaggtctcactgtggagCTGAGGTGGTCAGAGAACCTGAGCCTTCCTGGTGCTAGTGCTGAGAGTCTAAACCTGCACCGCCAGGACTGACTTTTAGTTGTCATTTTCAACAATTGGGAATGACAATCATTTTCCGAACATAGGGTTTCACTAAATTAATGTCAAATCAAGCAAACCCAATAGTATTTTGATTGTGCTTTTGCTGATGTCACAAATGCATCCAACTTGGACAAGTCAGTTATTCATTTACTAAATAAGTGGTGtatctttttaagatttttaaaaaatacttatttatttatttatatgcacacactacagctgtctttagacacaccagaagagggcatcggatcccattacagatggttgtgagccaccatgtggttgttgggaattgaactctgaacttctgaaagagcagtcagtgctcttaaccactgagtcatctctccagcccttcaagtttatttttatttatgtgtatgagcatatgTGTATAGATGCCCACAaggaacagaagagggcattgaatctctgggagctggagttacaggtatttgCACGATGTGGGGTTTGGGACGTGAACTTTGGCTCTCTGCAACAGTAGCAGTGGCTCAGAgtgctgagtcttctctccagtcctgttGTGTTGGGGTGTCTGTTCGAAGGACCTTGACAGACAAAACAAAAGTCCTCCCATATGGAACAAGTGATCCATGGAGACATGGGGAAAAGGAAGGACACCATGtctgggagagacaggagagagggcagaggaagTGGTAGAGCGTGCCAGGGATGGTGTGTGCCAGGGACGGAGTGCTGCTTTCCACCAACTGATCAGGTACGATGGCACACAGCTGTAAACACAGCGCTTGGATGGCTGAGGTGGGATggttgtgaatttgaggccaaccatCCTGGGCTCAGgcctgaattcaaggccagccctggcTATTGTTTGAAGAAGAATGCCCTCACCCTTGTGGGCTCATACGGTTGAATGCTTAGTCCCTGattggtggaactgttttgggaaggatgaggaggaggtatggccttattgaaAGAGGTATGtcatggggtgggctttgaggttgcaAAAACCCACATCAGgccctgtctgtctgtatttctatctgtctgtctgtctgtctctgtctctgtttctgtctctgtctcggcTTAGCTACTGCTCTAGTGTGCTTCCTGCTGTTGTGATAATGGCCTCGCCCTCTGAAATTGTTAATGTGCTTCCAGTCCAATGCTTTCTCTtagaagagttgctttggtcatggggtctcttcacagcaatagaacaatgatCAAGACAAGCAGAGTCATCCCGAGAGTAAGTCATTGTTAGGGCCGAGGAGATGGTAGCACCTGGCAGACAGGAGACAGTCGGCAAGCGAGGGGTGCACCATTGACTGACGCAGACTGATGGGCCAGGAGCCTCCAGGCGGCCCAGCTCCAGCAGGAGTCACAGGAGTAGGCAAGACTCTAGTCCTTTGGGGACAGATGTGTTTCTTACAACCCCAGCTTTACAGAGGTTCACCCAGCACGGGAGTGTACCCAGCTGCAAGACCGGGAGCGGAAGGTTGAGAAGAGCCAGGAGAAAGGACGCCCGCTGGCTTGCCTGGCCCTTCCTGTTCCTGTTCTTTTTAGACTGGAGTGATCTTGGGGCCTGATGACCCCGGTTTGGGGGTTAAAGGCAGAGCGCTAGTCATCAGCAAGCCCATTCGTTAATTCAGTATCATCTGGAGGACACAGCTCTCCACGTGAGACTCTGCTCTTCCATTGTCTGAAAgctctgtgtatatgtacatgtatgtatctcGCTCAAGATTTTGATACCACCGGGTCCAGAGTTTGAATCTCCAATTCTGATATAAATGCTGTGTGAGCATGGCAGCCAACTTGTAGtcctggcatttgggaggcaaagaagGGATCCTCAGAACAAGCTGGCCAACTAGACGGGCGGAAGTGGTGAGGTTTGCATTCAAGAGATTCATCAAAGAGGCACCCAATGGCAAACTTTatctccacatgtgtgcccatACACTtgtgatctcacacacacacacatacacacacacacacacagggagaaggagagggagagacggGAGGAGTAAAAAAGAAGGCCCCCACAGTCTTGGACTTCCCAGTTCACAGAACCTTGAGCCAAAAGATTGTGTTACAGCAGCAGAAAAACCAACAATACAGCTGCCAAGGAAGACCCAGCTGATACTGCCCTTCGGTTTGAAGCAGTGAACAGGACATGCCGGAAGACAGAGAAACATTTTTGGCAGTGTGTTGAGCCAGGGAAACAAAAAGCACTCTACATTGATCAATAAATAGCTGTTAAACAGTTGGCAATTTAAGGTGCAgtagattaaaaagaaatcacttaggtttttttttttaaagtgttttatatatacaaGTTTGTGATAGCTTTTAAAGTCTCATAAATACTCTGATCCTgagagtatttttaaaaactactcatttaatatatataatatttaatataatcaaGGCTTCTTTCCCCCTCAGAGTGTTTTAAGTGGTACTGAGGTAGCTAACGCATATGGCTGGAGTGGCGGTAACACATAGGATGAGGGTAGTGAGGGGTAGGCAGGCAGGGTTTGGGGGTAAGGGAGGGTAGGGGGCGGGATTTGGGGTTTAGGGAGGATGGGGGCGGGGTTTGGGGGTTTAGAGAGGATGGGGGCGGGGTTTGGGGGTTAGGGAGGATAGGAGCAGAGCTTGGGGTTTAGGGAGGATAGGGGGCGGGGTTTAGGGTTTAGGGAGGATAGGTGGCAGGGTTTGGGGATTAGGGAGGATAGGGGCCGGGGTTTGGGGGTTAGGGAGGATAGGGGCCGGGGATTGGGGATTTAGGGAGGATGGAGGCAGGGTTTGGGGGTTAGGGAGGATGGGGGCGGGGTTTGGGGGTTAGGGAGGATAGGGGGCGGGGTTTGGGGGTTTAGGGAGGATGGAGGCAGGGTTTGGGGGTTAGGGAGGATGGGGGCGGGGTTTGGGGGTTAGGGAGGATAGGGGGTGGGGTTTGGGGGCTAGGGAGGATAGGGGGCGGGGCTTGGGGTTTGGGAGGCTAGGGGGGTGGCTCATCAGGTGTGCTGCACTCCACAGCCTAGAATGGTGCCAACAGGATCCTGATAGCCCGTCCGCGGGTAGGTGCTGTGCTTCTGTGTGGGTGTTTGTTACAGCCAGGCTGCTGTGACAAAACTCCAAGGCTAGACCGTTGAAAGAGCTGGTTGTTGGTCAGTTTTGAGGCTGCAGGTCAGATCTGCGTGCTAACCAGCAGTCAGATTAAGGTGAAGACTTCCTTCCTACCTCTCACTCTTCCTGACTTGTTACTGTGTCTACAAGTCCTATTAATGAGTCTAAATAAGTCCCGCTGTTTAAACAGCTGATCGCCTGTGAGTGGAAGTTTCTGAACcctttaaaaacataataaagagccgggcggtggtggcgcacgcctttaatcccagcacttgggaggcagaggcaggcagatttctgagttcgaggccagcctggtctacaaagtgagttccaggacagccagggctacacagagaagccctgtctcgaaaaaaccaaaggaaaaataaaacgtAATAAAGCTTAGCATGGTAGTAGATGCCTATAATacaagggaggcaggaggatcagagttcgAGGCCCGCTTCGGATAGGTACTGAGTATGAGGCTATCCTGGGCCACATGATGAGACCCTGCCTCCCAATAACAAAAACAAGGTGCTAGGGAGGAGGCTCATAGGTTaagtgctgctcttgcagaggacccaggttcaactcccagctcccaactggtggctcacaaccatctgtaactccagttctaggagttccaatgtcctcttctgacctccatgggcaccaaacatgtatgtatgtacattcgtacatacaggcaaaacacacatacaataaaatgaataaatctaataaaaaagaggctTCTCcatccaacttaaaaaaaaaaaaccaaataaaaacactaATGGCAAAACCCACTATAGACAACTTCCTGCAGACAAGAATGGGAAGACCGGGTGCAGGGGCGGGGACCGGGCCCCTTGGCAGCGCCCCACTGGGAAAGCTGGTGGCTCCAGCATTGCCTTTCTCTCCCCTCACAGAGATGTGGTATGGTGTGTTCCTGTGGGCACTGATGTCTTCTGTGTTCTTTCATGTCCCTGCTGGCCTGCTGGCCCTCTTCACCCTCAGACATCACAAATATGGTAGGTTGGTGTCGGTCAGCATCCTGTTCATGGGCGTCGTGGGACCAATCACTGCTGGAATCTTGACAAGTATGTTAGACGTTAAAACACCATCGAAAACTTGTAATGCGGTTACTCACCTAGTTTTAGGACTCATTTTAGAAATGGGCGGTGGGGGGTGCGGTGGGGCTGGGAacttagctcagtggtaaaatgGGTCTTAGCaagcacagagccctgggtttggtttctagcatggggttggggggagtgtgtgtgtgtctgtttgtgttttcatgtttacacacacacacacacacacacacacatatatacaaaatgaGTTTTAAAGTGTTAGCTTTTAAGTGTggatcttattttttaatattattcctTTATTGGgttttaatttgtcttttaaCTCTCAAGCTCATTCCCTGGCCAATCTCTTTGACTTTTTCTGAGTCAGATTTTAAATGCTTTGAGATGGGCCACTAGCAAAATAAAAGCCTTTCCCTGTGGGAGTCCCAGCACCTCTCTGGTCCCCGTTCCCTTGACCTGGGCTTGGCAGAAGGGCTCACTGATCTCTTCCACTCTTTCTGGTGTGATTCCTTTAGGGATAGAGAGTAAATCTGTTAAGGAAGATGATTGAGGGCTAGGCGTGCCAAGCAGCAAAGCTGACCTAGCACATCTGAGGCCTGGGTTTGACCCCAGCACCGTACACAAAGGAAGTGAAGTGTCTGATTCGTGTTTTTCAATCCACTATGTTCTCCACCCCAGACTTCCTGACTCGAGACTGGAGTAACATGGAAAttagaaactatttttaaatctgcttctttcttttgtctttgtttggtttgttttgtgttcttgacaactagaggaagaaaaaatgataaatcatttttaaatttatacttaCACAGAACAGaagcatgtatatttattttctagaaatataaccttaaaataaaataaaaataaaaatcatactgTGCATTAGTAGGCACAGGTtgtattttggtgtgtgtgtgtgtgtgttttaagtaattatttttatgtgcattggtgttttgcctgcatgtgtatgtctgtgtgaggatgtcagatatTGGAGTTGCTGACAGCTGTGAGTTCtcttgtgggtactgggaattgaacccaggtcctctggaagagcagccagtgctcttaatcactgagccaa of the Apodemus sylvaticus chromosome 21, mApoSyl1.1, whole genome shotgun sequence genome contains:
- the Tmem170a gene encoding transmembrane protein 170A isoform X2 → MEREGSGGGSASAGLLQQILSLKLVPRVGNGTLCPNSTSLCSFPEMWYGVFLWALMSSVFFHVPAGLLALFTLRHHKYGAAIAGVYRAAGKEMIPFEALTLGTGQTFCVVVVSFLRVLATL
- the Tmem170a gene encoding transmembrane protein 170A isoform X1 is translated as MEREGSGGGSASAGLLQQILSLKLVPRVGNGTLCPNSTSLCSFPEMWYGVFLWALMSSVFFHVPAGLLALFTLRHHKYGRLVSVSILFMGVVGPITAGILTSAAIAGVYRAAGKEMIPFEALTLGTGQTFCVVVVSFLRVLATL